A stretch of DNA from Coccidioides posadasii str. Silveira chromosome 1, complete sequence:
GATCTTCAGATGGAGGAGCTTTGATCCGCGCACATTGCCACGCCTATAATGTTGCGTTCGAGCCCCGGGTCGTTGATGCAGAAGACGTACGATGAGTGTTATCTGATGTGTTCGACTGCCGTGTACTTTGAAGGACGGGTATGCAATTCTCGCTCAAGCACACTTCGCCCCCCGTTGTTGCGATCCATTTGCTGCACTACTGGCCGGGAACACCCAGCCGGTTTCCGCGGATATATACCCTGGCACTCTTTTTTTCCCGAACAGTTCCTTTCGCCGGTGGTTCTTTGTGTCTTATAGCGCTTGATTGTTGGGAACGCATCGCTAACCGATTCACTGTGTATAGAATAATGAACAAGAAGCCCTACGGTCCTGGCGGGAATCCCTGGATACCATATATCGCCACAATGCCTCTATATCCTCGAGCTACGTCCCACAAAACGAAACCGAGCGCGCTCTGCAGAAGTCAATCCAAGAGTTAGAGACGCAGTGCAAGGAGCGTATAGATTTGCTTGAAGCTCTTCGGGAAAGCCGTAGAACGGCACTGCtagaagaaggaaaggaCAAGTCCGGATTGCGTGGCGAGTCTAGCATGGGAACAACCCATGCTGATACGGGACAAGGTATCCCTTCCCCTGGGTGGATTGGTGATGGTACAGTTCCATCGCTCGGTTATCCGGATCTACCACGACCGGCTTTACCTCCACGACCTCAAGCTCGAAACACTAATCGGGTAGCAAATGCGGTCACCCCCTCAAAGCTATCGAGATCCGCAAGTTCTGAGGAAAGAACAGTGCTGTTGCCGACTTTGAGGGGATCTAAGGACAAGAAGTCACCCGAGATGCGAGACAAAAATTCCCGTCGGGTATCTCGCCCAGCTGCATCGCAAGCAGCAGACCTAGCTTGGAGCGCTTTACATTCCCGACCATCTGGCCCACATATGACGCACTCCACCCCCGTAAGTGATTCCACCTCCAGAAAATGGGTGGATTCTAGTCTACGACCAGACGCACGCCCGAGGAAGTTAGGAAATCCAGCGGTAAACTTGGCGTCAGGCGCGGCAGCGGCAGCTACACGTCGCCCCGCTGAACCGGAATCATTACCTGAAGACTCAAATACATCTGCAAGATCATATCGCAACCCAGATACAACGGATGCGCTATCTGCAAAGGCTGCAACGATATCAAAACTTGGCGCACCCGCCTCTGCATATCCTAAATACCGGAAAGAGTATCCAGAATCTGGAAATACGCTGTCGTCAGGTCCTGTAACCCCCCAAGCCAAAGCGTCTTCCAATTCGGCACGCAAAGGGCCAGAGAGTCAGCCAGGGACGTCTCCTGGACAACCGCCAGCAGCCGATGGGACACCGCTTTTTAAGCCTCCATCTTCGGGCCAAAAAAATGAGAAGGCCCGCCGGCCTGGTGGTAAAGGGCATAATGACAATTCTGCAAGGCAGAATATCAGCCACGAGCAGTCTCACTCTGCAACGAGTTCTCCCGTCCAGCCAAAGAAAGATTCATCACCGTTGCCACCAGAAACACCCCGAAACCAGGTGGAGTCTAGTGACGACGAGGATCCGTTCGCAGAGGAGATAAGAACTGATAAAGACTTCTGTAACATTATGAAAAATCTTCCGAAAGGAGTAGATCGTAATGCGGCAGGTCAAATCTTAAATGAAATTGTCGTTCGGGGGGATGAAGTTCATT
This window harbors:
- a CDS encoding uncharacterized protein (EggNog:ENOG410PFDY~COG:O~BUSCO:2973at33183) produces the protein MLRSSPGSLMQKTYDECYLMCSTAVYFEGRNNEQEALRSWRESLDTIYRHNASISSSYVPQNETERALQKSIQELETQCKERIDLLEALRESRRTALLEEGKDKSGLRGESSMGTTHADTGQGIPSPGWIGDGTVPSLGYPDLPRPALPPRPQARNTNRVANAVTPSKLSRSASSEERTVLLPTLRGSKDKKSPEMRDKNSRRVSRPAASQAADLAWSALHSRPSGPHMTHSTPVSDSTSRKWVDSSLRPDARPRKLGNPAVNLASGAAAAATRRPAEPESLPEDSNTSARSYRNPDTTDALSAKAATISKLGAPASAYPKYRKEYPESGNTLSSGPVTPQAKASSNSARKGPESQPGTSPGQPPAADGTPLFKPPSSGQKNEKARRPGGKGHNDNSARQNISHEQSHSATSSPVQPKKDSSPLPPETPRNQVESSDDEDPFAEEIRTDKDFCNIMKNLPKGVDRNAAGQILNEIVVRGDEVHWDDIAGLEIAKKALKEAVVYPFLRPDLFMGLREPARGMLLFGPPGTGKTMLARAVATESKSTFFSISATSLTSKWHGESEKLVRALFALAKAMAPSIIFVDEIDSLLSSRLSGDHDATRRSKTQFLVEWSDLQRAAAGREQSTKEKAEGDATRVLVLGATNVPWDIDDAARRRFVRRQYIPLPEDDVRKLQLQKLLSHQKHELSEEDIDVLVKVTDGFSGSDITALAKDAAMGPLRNLGEALLSTPMDEICPIRFKDFESSLYSIRPSVSRERLKEYESWARDYGERGS